The following proteins are co-located in the Halocatena salina genome:
- a CDS encoding lipase maturation factor family protein, whose amino-acid sequence MWGSESYWLVRFAFQRALAVIYLVAFLVALKQFRPLAGEEGLLPIGEYVENATFRKRPSLFYLVPDDRVIRAIGALGVGLSIFALLGGPYWLPEPYAVPASMFLWGVLWALYLSFVNSGQIFYGYGWETMLLETGFLTIFLGAGATGPPVVIVWLLIWVLFRNMFGAGLIKIRGDECWRDLTCLDYHYETQPMPNPTSWFVHHLPDRFHRVEVFGNHVVELVIPFVLFAPQPYRSFAGGATILFQLWLMLTGNFSWLNALTAVQGVATFSDGVLASILPVGSPTSSSPPFFLEAGALLVAVLVVILSVQPVRNMLSSKQVMNTSFDPLHLVNTYGAFGSITKTRYQLVIEGTQARNPDEDDWTAYEFKGQPVRTDRRPPQWAPYHLRLDWQLWFAAMRSRPGPRQRWLLTLLGKLLENDDATLSLFRGDPFPNDPPRLVRIHRYRYRFTTPEERSETGQWWQREYVGSYVDPISEAELRI is encoded by the coding sequence TTGTGGGGTAGCGAGAGCTACTGGCTCGTTCGATTCGCATTTCAACGAGCACTCGCCGTCATCTATCTCGTTGCGTTTCTCGTCGCGCTGAAGCAGTTCCGGCCCCTCGCAGGCGAGGAAGGGCTGTTACCGATCGGAGAGTACGTCGAAAACGCGACGTTCAGGAAGCGACCGAGCCTTTTTTATTTGGTTCCTGACGATCGCGTCATCAGAGCCATCGGAGCGCTCGGAGTCGGGCTTTCGATTTTCGCTCTCCTCGGGGGACCGTACTGGTTGCCCGAACCGTACGCCGTTCCCGCGTCGATGTTCCTCTGGGGTGTGTTGTGGGCTCTGTATCTTTCTTTCGTCAATTCCGGGCAGATCTTTTATGGCTACGGCTGGGAGACGATGCTCCTCGAAACCGGATTTTTAACGATCTTCCTCGGAGCTGGGGCGACCGGACCACCTGTCGTGATCGTTTGGCTGCTCATATGGGTGCTCTTTCGGAACATGTTCGGAGCTGGACTCATCAAGATCCGTGGTGATGAATGTTGGCGGGACCTGACCTGCCTCGATTACCATTACGAAACCCAACCGATGCCGAATCCGACGAGTTGGTTCGTCCACCATCTCCCCGACCGATTCCATCGCGTAGAAGTGTTCGGTAACCACGTCGTCGAGCTGGTGATCCCGTTTGTGCTGTTTGCACCACAGCCGTATCGGTCGTTCGCCGGTGGGGCAACGATCCTGTTTCAACTGTGGCTCATGCTCACTGGCAACTTTTCGTGGCTGAACGCCTTGACGGCAGTCCAAGGCGTAGCGACGTTCAGCGACGGCGTGCTCGCGTCGATCCTGCCTGTTGGGAGTCCAACGAGTAGCTCTCCACCGTTCTTTCTCGAAGCGGGAGCACTACTCGTAGCCGTGCTGGTCGTCATCTTGAGCGTGCAACCGGTTCGGAACATGCTTTCCTCGAAACAGGTGATGAATACCTCGTTCGATCCCCTCCATCTCGTCAACACCTACGGCGCGTTCGGTTCGATCACGAAAACGCGGTATCAGCTCGTGATCGAAGGAACCCAAGCACGAAACCCCGACGAGGACGACTGGACGGCCTATGAATTCAAAGGACAGCCGGTCCGAACGGATCGGCGACCCCCCCAATGGGCGCCGTACCACCTGCGGTTGGACTGGCAACTGTGGTTCGCCGCGATGCGGTCCCGGCCCGGACCTCGACAGCGCTGGCTCCTCACGCTCCTCGGAAAGCTCCTCGAAAACGACGACGCAACGCTCTCGTTGTTTAGAGGCGATCCGTTTCCGAATGACCCGCCGAGATTGGTGCGTATACACCGGTATCGCTACCGGTTTACGACACCCGAAGAACGCTCTGAAACCGGACAGTGGTGGCAGCGGGAATACGTTGGATCGTACGTCGATCCTATATCAGAGGCAGAACTTAGAATTTGA
- a CDS encoding MBL fold metallo-hydrolase, with translation MTEPDSFTVTPLGGAQEVGRSCYHVAVGDRTFLIDCGLRQSTPTTFPDFEALSGPIDAVFLTHAHIDHIGGLPALEHEGHLADDAPIICTQPTATLANTLLLDSLEIHRANCDRDGRSQRFGKQDVEAVLDRFDTRKYGTGVFHSVQYQFGSAGHLLGSAWLALEHDRRRVVFSGDLGGRSGHLREIDTPPAADVLFLESTYGNRDTHPSFTDAQTTLWEEICAAVKRDLPVLLPTFAVGRAQELLQLFTQRIRSQQAPSEILDKMEIVYDGMIEDSMQIYHAFVRNEWLADNVVTYKTDHNDSKPFLPEQAWTPSQVAERERLITDAANGETVPIIVAPSGMFTGGWSPWYLWQLTEHCEMARVFITGFQAAYTPGRALLEADEPTVEVEITGLMDPDQADERMSHGYGIHRKSISVPRNWVGRIDGFSAHAARQGLLHFAREVDPASIHLIHGEPETVKTFRNYLQENTTAMVSAATKGVSVPIDWATTKSGLTPTDTNGSDESQSSEPAADATVQRLLDSEKFPQITNESDAFTDEQEARIREIVRAELVRLALGSSE, from the coding sequence ATGACAGAGCCAGACTCGTTTACGGTTACTCCACTCGGTGGTGCCCAGGAGGTCGGTCGGTCGTGTTATCACGTTGCAGTCGGTGATCGAACGTTTCTCATCGACTGCGGGCTACGGCAATCGACGCCGACCACGTTCCCTGATTTCGAGGCGCTCTCGGGACCGATCGACGCCGTGTTTCTCACACACGCGCACATCGATCACATCGGCGGGTTACCCGCTCTCGAACACGAGGGACACCTCGCTGACGATGCTCCGATCATCTGTACCCAACCGACCGCGACGTTGGCGAACACCCTGCTTTTGGACTCGCTCGAGATCCACAGGGCGAACTGTGACCGGGACGGACGGTCCCAGCGATTCGGAAAACAGGATGTCGAAGCTGTTTTGGATCGGTTCGACACCCGCAAGTACGGAACCGGGGTGTTCCACAGCGTTCAGTACCAGTTTGGCAGCGCCGGTCATCTGCTTGGAAGCGCATGGCTCGCACTCGAACACGACCGCCGCCGGGTGGTGTTTTCGGGCGATCTCGGTGGTCGGTCGGGCCACCTTCGCGAGATCGATACGCCCCCAGCAGCAGACGTACTATTTCTCGAAAGCACCTACGGGAACCGAGACACGCACCCTTCGTTCACTGACGCACAAACGACGCTCTGGGAAGAGATCTGTGCGGCAGTCAAGCGCGATCTACCGGTGCTGTTGCCGACGTTCGCCGTCGGACGCGCTCAGGAGCTGCTCCAGTTGTTCACCCAGCGAATCCGCTCCCAGCAGGCCCCATCGGAGATACTCGACAAAATGGAGATCGTCTACGATGGCATGATCGAGGATTCGATGCAGATCTACCACGCCTTCGTACGCAACGAGTGGCTGGCCGACAATGTCGTCACCTACAAGACCGATCACAACGACAGCAAACCGTTCCTGCCGGAACAGGCGTGGACACCCTCTCAAGTTGCCGAACGCGAGCGGCTCATCACCGACGCCGCGAACGGAGAGACAGTGCCGATAATCGTCGCTCCCTCGGGGATGTTCACCGGCGGCTGGTCGCCGTGGTATCTCTGGCAACTGACCGAGCACTGTGAGATGGCTCGCGTCTTCATCACGGGGTTCCAAGCCGCTTACACGCCCGGACGAGCGTTGCTCGAAGCCGACGAACCAACAGTGGAAGTCGAAATCACTGGACTCATGGATCCCGATCAAGCTGACGAACGCATGAGCCACGGATATGGAATTCACCGCAAATCGATCAGCGTCCCTCGCAACTGGGTTGGCAGAATTGACGGTTTCAGCGCCCATGCCGCCCGACAAGGGCTGTTACACTTCGCCCGAGAAGTCGATCCTGCGAGCATTCATCTCATCCACGGCGAACCGGAGACGGTCAAAACCTTCCGGAACTACCTGCAAGAGAACACCACTGCGATGGTGTCAGCAGCGACAAAGGGCGTCTCAGTGCCCATCGACTGGGCGACGACCAAAAGCGGTCTCACACCGACTGACACGAACGGATCGGACGAATCGCAATCCTCGGAGCCAGCAGCTGACGCTACTGTCCAGAGACTTCTCGACTCGGAAAAATTTCCCCAGATCACGAACGAGAGCGATGCGTTCACTGACGAACAGGAAGCGCGCATCCGCGAGATCGTCCGCGCGGAACTCGTCCGACTCGCACTCGGAAGCTCCGAGTGA
- a CDS encoding winged helix-turn-helix domain-containing protein, with protein sequence MTPQWDDVSFVLASTYRVDVLNQLADGSTTPSQLATEAQIPISHVSRALRELREHSLVELLVPEDRKKGRIYGITDQGADVWETIEAQNLA encoded by the coding sequence ATGACACCGCAATGGGATGACGTAAGCTTCGTCCTCGCATCAACGTACCGTGTCGACGTGCTCAACCAACTGGCAGATGGCTCGACGACGCCGTCGCAACTCGCTACCGAGGCTCAGATTCCGATCTCTCACGTTTCGCGGGCGCTGCGTGAGCTTCGAGAGCATTCTCTCGTCGAACTACTCGTACCGGAAGACCGGAAGAAAGGACGCATTTACGGGATTACCGACCAAGGAGCCGACGTGTGGGAGACGATCGAAGCCCAAAATCTCGCATAA
- a CDS encoding RNA ligase has translation MDDRECLDRLDSTATDTEDLFEHFERRTAAGRTYHALPNARHGIERGTIVIEDTVVRGYPKIPRILVIEAGVPSFFENELAVEEKLDGVNVRIANIDEPLAFTRSGYVCPYTTARAKELLAPADFFREHPNRMLCVELVGPETPYTTHDYDEIDSHTFCVFDIRDRESGEPLPVLDRRELCSEYGFPQPRLFGRYRPSQAIDGIRAAIEMLDAAKREGVVIKTLNGEKMAKYTTKSQHHEELAYAFSLPFDRGRDFVFSRLVREAFQAAEFEADDDQLRKRAHRLGEAILLPMVETIRDTANGRSIGEQFTVRGSPEQIDALLEHLYDQSLTLEINEITRENDEQIVEFVKVAEATRDQIKYYLEEGVHRD, from the coding sequence ATGGACGATCGGGAGTGTCTCGACCGATTGGATTCGACAGCGACAGACACGGAGGATCTGTTCGAACATTTCGAGCGACGCACCGCAGCCGGTCGTACGTACCACGCACTCCCGAACGCGCGACACGGCATCGAACGCGGCACCATCGTCATCGAGGACACCGTCGTCCGGGGATACCCGAAGATTCCTCGCATACTCGTGATCGAGGCGGGCGTTCCATCGTTTTTCGAGAACGAACTCGCGGTCGAGGAGAAACTCGATGGAGTGAACGTTCGGATCGCGAACATCGATGAACCCCTTGCATTCACCCGCAGTGGATACGTGTGTCCGTACACGACGGCGCGTGCCAAGGAACTCCTTGCCCCTGCGGACTTCTTCCGTGAGCATCCAAATCGAATGCTCTGTGTCGAACTCGTCGGCCCAGAGACACCATACACGACTCACGACTACGATGAGATCGACTCTCACACGTTCTGTGTGTTCGACATCCGTGACCGCGAGTCCGGTGAACCGCTCCCCGTTCTGGATCGACGTGAACTCTGTTCCGAATATGGATTTCCCCAGCCACGGCTATTCGGCCGGTATCGACCATCGCAAGCGATCGACGGCATCCGTGCGGCCATCGAGATGCTCGATGCAGCAAAACGGGAGGGCGTCGTAATAAAGACGCTAAACGGGGAAAAGATGGCGAAGTACACGACAAAATCCCAACACCACGAGGAACTCGCCTACGCGTTCTCGTTACCGTTCGATCGGGGACGGGACTTCGTCTTCTCGCGCCTCGTCCGAGAGGCGTTTCAGGCCGCCGAATTCGAAGCGGACGACGACCAGCTCCGCAAGCGCGCACACCGACTAGGTGAGGCGATCTTGCTCCCGATGGTCGAAACCATTCGTGATACAGCAAACGGCAGATCCATCGGCGAACAGTTCACTGTCCGTGGCTCGCCCGAGCAGATCGACGCACTGCTCGAACACCTTTACGACCAATCACTGACACTCGAAATCAACGAAATCACTCGTGAGAACGATGAGCAGATCGTCGAATTCGTGAAAGTGGCCGAAGCAACACGAGATCAGATCAAATACTACCTCGAAGAAGGTGTTCATCGGGACTGA
- a CDS encoding transposase, whose amino-acid sequence MNGRIDATQVAPAYTSTQCSKCGTTLDENHTTQTRFCCQNCGYEVNVDYKVVTRLYLGQPERKRSVDVHKSFTLVSRPEASGFWWR is encoded by the coding sequence GTGAACGGGCGTATCGACGCCACGCAGGTAGCTCCGGCGTACACGTCCACCCAGTGCTCGAAGTGCGGAACGACGCTGGACGAAAACCACACGACGCAGACACGGTTCTGTTGCCAGAACTGCGGCTACGAGGTCAACGTGGACTACAAGGTGGTCACCAGATTATATCTGGGACAGCCAGAACGCAAACGTTCTGTCGACGTTCACAAGAGCTTCACTCTTGTGAGCCGACCAGAAGCCTCAGGCTTCTGGTGGCGCTGA
- a CDS encoding nitroreductase family protein codes for MQPTSETREDDVEHDETFERAITALRTRRSGHNFAPDADIDDATLEEIIEDATLAPSSYNLQPWEFVVVQDEERLDTVVELAFGQEHIRDAGTAVLVAGHTTPKTADRVFDEWTESGRMDKETAAQTKEQTVEMYADERMGRDYAIRNASLAAENLLLSAHARGLAATPMIGFDAEGIAEFLGLPDDTVPVVLIALGPSGGEEPDQLPRRSVDEVLHREEY; via the coding sequence ATGCAACCGACTTCGGAGACACGAGAAGACGACGTCGAGCACGACGAAACGTTCGAACGAGCCATCACAGCACTTCGGACGCGCCGCTCGGGGCATAATTTCGCGCCCGACGCCGATATCGACGATGCGACCCTCGAAGAGATTATAGAGGATGCGACGCTTGCGCCATCTTCGTACAATCTCCAACCGTGGGAGTTCGTCGTCGTCCAAGACGAGGAGCGTCTGGATACGGTCGTCGAACTCGCGTTCGGACAAGAGCACATTCGGGACGCTGGTACGGCCGTGCTGGTCGCTGGACACACCACACCAAAGACGGCCGATCGCGTGTTCGATGAGTGGACCGAATCCGGACGGATGGACAAGGAGACGGCCGCCCAAACCAAAGAGCAGACCGTCGAGATGTACGCCGACGAACGGATGGGGCGGGATTATGCGATCCGGAACGCCTCGCTTGCCGCCGAAAACCTCCTGTTGTCCGCCCACGCACGTGGACTCGCCGCAACGCCGATGATCGGCTTCGACGCCGAAGGAATCGCTGAATTCCTCGGATTGCCCGATGACACGGTCCCAGTCGTGTTGATCGCCCTCGGTCCGAGCGGCGGCGAGGAACCCGATCAGCTTCCCCGTCGCAGTGTCGACGAAGTGCTTCACAGAGAGGAGTACTGA
- a CDS encoding ABC transporter substrate-binding protein: protein MARYTGLRSSPISRRYLLRGIGAASVVGLAGCLGGDNDDNGGDDSTNKLEQLEEPNVDFANVQKGGTLRIGTTTNVESFDPPYSTDAQSTQAQEFVFEQLLTTDRQGNLYPWLAKSYDQREIQEIDRTAYTEYMTTVGTTDEGAPDTDAQIIVQHPEDDPAESDEVRVLTPDEAANAVEDGVYGMQFRYQLRQGVQFHNGEELTAENVVRTAERYENSDMSAQTFDSLLHARAVDEHTVDLFAQVPDAEAERELPGLYIHATEQADLDGGALDPRQGNTPIGTGAYTLDTFEDGQYYELSKFGNYWVEDKGVDSIDWFDGPSEFPDGPVIDKLEVEIIPEPASRSAALQNDEIDVTSGLASNTLDEFHNDDNYRVAAVEGGSYDYIQYPVNVEPWNDERFRRAVNHLVPRESTVNNVLNGWGRPAWTSIPKLAEKNGTADIEALEEEVRPSNEYDTEKAAELLDEVGNDLGVEYPIEIQMEVNTNSEDRVKMVELIAESMEQSEYFEVSIESYEWNTYTARVINPDYQNKGLLPAIGLSGTFNPESFCEALHHSNNVGQCCNMNGIDDPELDQMINDARYDPKVVKDPSVRAKRYDEIWSYLAEKRYSSITHFSITSAVMNTDVTGFKADPFDEFLYSFALYAPEESQAIWVEKSD from the coding sequence ATGGCACGATACACCGGTTTACGGAGCAGTCCGATCAGCCGACGGTATTTACTCCGAGGAATAGGCGCCGCTAGTGTGGTCGGACTGGCCGGCTGTCTCGGAGGCGATAACGATGACAACGGCGGGGACGACAGCACCAACAAGCTGGAGCAACTGGAAGAGCCGAACGTCGACTTCGCCAATGTACAGAAAGGCGGAACTCTACGAATCGGGACCACGACGAACGTCGAATCGTTCGACCCACCGTACAGCACCGACGCACAGTCGACCCAAGCACAGGAGTTCGTCTTCGAGCAGCTCCTCACCACCGATCGACAGGGAAATCTCTACCCGTGGCTGGCGAAAAGTTACGATCAACGGGAGATCCAAGAGATCGACCGGACCGCCTATACGGAGTACATGACGACCGTCGGAACCACCGACGAGGGCGCACCCGACACCGACGCACAGATAATCGTCCAACATCCAGAGGACGATCCGGCCGAGAGCGACGAGGTGCGGGTGCTCACTCCCGATGAAGCTGCCAATGCTGTTGAGGACGGCGTCTATGGAATGCAGTTCCGGTATCAGCTCAGGCAGGGCGTCCAGTTTCACAACGGTGAGGAGTTAACCGCCGAGAACGTGGTTCGCACCGCCGAGCGCTACGAGAACTCCGACATGTCCGCGCAAACGTTCGACTCGCTGTTACACGCCCGCGCTGTCGATGAGCACACGGTCGATCTGTTCGCACAAGTCCCCGACGCCGAAGCAGAACGGGAACTGCCGGGGTTGTACATCCACGCGACCGAGCAGGCCGATCTCGACGGGGGGGCGCTCGATCCTCGACAGGGTAACACGCCGATCGGCACCGGAGCGTACACGCTCGATACGTTCGAGGACGGACAGTACTACGAGCTTTCGAAATTCGGGAACTACTGGGTCGAGGACAAAGGCGTCGACTCGATCGACTGGTTCGATGGGCCATCGGAGTTTCCGGACGGACCGGTGATCGATAAGCTCGAAGTCGAGATCATTCCGGAGCCCGCCAGCCGCTCGGCCGCGCTCCAAAACGACGAGATCGATGTCACCTCCGGGCTGGCATCGAACACGCTCGATGAGTTCCATAACGACGACAACTACCGCGTAGCCGCAGTCGAAGGCGGTTCGTACGATTACATCCAGTATCCGGTCAACGTCGAGCCGTGGAACGACGAGCGGTTCCGGCGGGCCGTCAACCATCTCGTGCCACGAGAGAGCACCGTGAACAACGTTTTGAACGGGTGGGGACGGCCAGCGTGGACATCGATCCCGAAACTGGCTGAGAAAAACGGAACGGCCGACATCGAAGCACTAGAGGAGGAGGTCCGCCCGTCCAATGAATACGACACCGAGAAGGCAGCCGAGTTGCTGGATGAGGTCGGTAACGATCTCGGCGTCGAGTACCCCATCGAGATCCAAATGGAGGTCAACACGAACAGCGAAGATCGGGTCAAGATGGTCGAGTTGATCGCCGAATCGATGGAGCAATCGGAGTACTTCGAAGTATCGATCGAATCCTACGAATGGAACACCTACACCGCCCGAGTGATCAATCCTGACTACCAGAACAAGGGTTTGCTCCCGGCCATCGGGCTGTCGGGAACGTTCAATCCTGAAAGCTTCTGTGAAGCGCTACATCACAGCAACAACGTCGGACAGTGCTGTAACATGAACGGGATCGACGATCCCGAACTGGACCAGATGATAAACGACGCCCGGTACGATCCCAAGGTCGTCAAAGATCCCTCGGTGCGAGCCAAGCGCTACGACGAAATCTGGTCGTATCTCGCGGAGAAACGCTACAGTTCTATCACCCACTTCAGCATCACGTCGGCCGTGATGAACACGGACGTCACTGGATTCAAAGCGGATCCGTTCGACGAGTTCCTCTACTCGTTCGCGCTGTACGCCCCCGAGGAATCACAGGCGATCTGGGTTGAGAAGTCAGACTGA
- a CDS encoding formate/nitrite transporter family protein yields the protein MTNKKFESEDSETREAIDRAASGAPAAGWAIRDRFSSDEIFQRLIASADEEIATGKQELIFSGFAAGFAIVLSFIGYAVGKTYFPHNNFLSAILYPLGFMYIILGRYQLYTENTLPPVVLVLTRLASVPLLIRVWTIVLIGNVLGAGLGSYILANTHVLSPQTMEAGAMFAKHGLETAWWDVFFKSLFAGWLVAGVVWLGNAARDTIARLLLIYIVFYTIAVADLFHVITAACDVFYFVFVNGSGVSIFYEFWLPVLLGNTVGGVFLVGLVNFAQVEQHPYPEARVLSPRELLFSWKGGQTNTPAHSTDEESKPISE from the coding sequence ATGACAAATAAAAAGTTCGAAAGTGAGGATAGCGAAACCCGGGAAGCGATCGATCGTGCCGCATCGGGCGCACCCGCCGCCGGATGGGCGATCCGCGATCGTTTTTCGTCAGACGAAATCTTTCAACGGCTGATCGCAAGCGCCGACGAGGAGATCGCGACAGGCAAACAGGAACTCATTTTCAGCGGCTTTGCTGCTGGGTTTGCGATCGTGTTATCGTTCATCGGATACGCGGTAGGCAAGACATACTTCCCACACAACAACTTCCTGAGTGCGATTCTGTATCCGCTGGGATTCATGTACATCATCCTCGGTCGGTATCAGCTGTACACTGAGAACACGCTTCCACCGGTCGTGTTGGTGTTGACTCGACTCGCCAGCGTGCCGTTGCTGATTCGTGTCTGGACAATCGTGCTGATCGGGAACGTTCTCGGAGCCGGACTTGGCTCGTACATTCTCGCCAATACACACGTCCTCTCCCCACAAACGATGGAGGCAGGAGCAATGTTCGCCAAACACGGTCTCGAAACTGCGTGGTGGGACGTGTTTTTCAAATCGCTGTTTGCCGGCTGGCTCGTCGCCGGAGTGGTGTGGCTCGGCAACGCCGCGCGCGATACGATCGCACGCCTGTTGCTCATTTACATCGTCTTTTATACGATCGCCGTGGCCGATCTCTTTCACGTCATCACTGCCGCGTGTGACGTGTTCTATTTCGTGTTCGTCAACGGGAGTGGAGTAAGCATCTTCTATGAGTTCTGGCTACCGGTGTTACTCGGAAACACCGTCGGCGGCGTCTTCCTCGTTGGACTAGTGAACTTCGCCCAGGTCGAACAGCATCCGTATCCAGAGGCCCGAGTGCTCTCTCCACGGGAGTTGTTGTTCAGCTGGAAGGGGGGACAGACGAACACACCGGCCCATTCGACCGATGAGGAGTCAAAACCTATTTCCGAGTAA
- a CDS encoding ParB/RepB/Spo0J family partition protein gives MGNPFVEDLNDIFRGVRVRVKTSSHTYEGWGGRWNYSDQAFLVYDAEREDGERVGAVTITAPEAVERLDPLPPITEVRTDTVAPSPYSVRRTDDTDHQQFVKLTRERGHLLTYPTVRPVDASDHAYEIVAGHRRFHAARKAGLETIGVRIVELDDWEAVTWFVDEHIPVEGGDEQDMYSQQDIDRAISRLREEWPDDRLRELTPLIPYLRETLAATRREAIRHGHVTTG, from the coding sequence ATGGGTAATCCGTTCGTTGAAGATTTAAATGACATATTCCGTGGCGTTCGTGTTCGAGTAAAGACCTCATCGCACACCTACGAGGGGTGGGGAGGACGTTGGAACTACAGTGATCAGGCGTTTCTCGTTTACGACGCCGAACGCGAGGACGGGGAACGTGTCGGTGCGGTCACGATCACCGCTCCGGAAGCCGTCGAGCGACTCGATCCGCTCCCGCCGATCACGGAGGTCCGGACCGACACCGTTGCTCCATCACCGTACAGTGTTCGTCGAACAGACGACACGGACCACCAACAGTTCGTGAAGCTCACCCGTGAACGCGGCCACCTTCTGACGTATCCAACCGTTCGTCCCGTCGACGCATCCGATCACGCCTACGAAATCGTCGCTGGGCATCGGCGGTTTCACGCCGCCCGGAAGGCGGGGCTTGAGACGATCGGGGTACGAATCGTAGAACTCGACGACTGGGAAGCGGTCACGTGGTTCGTCGACGAACACATCCCGGTCGAAGGGGGAGACGAACAGGATATGTACTCTCAACAGGATATCGACCGGGCGATATCGCGGCTCCGAGAGGAGTGGCCGGACGATCGACTCCGCGAGCTGACACCACTGATTCCGTATCTTCGAGAAACGCTCGCAGCCACCCGGCGGGAGGCGATCCGACACGGACACGTCACCACCGGGTGA
- a CDS encoding ABC transporter permease, with product MSLRRFILHRVLSIVPILFGVSVITFGLFHLTPGDPISQMVALNPDITAAEEAQIRSRYGLDGPVYQQYMTWIGNVLTGDFGTVIRNNREVSAVVMTRLPETIALGLFGWAFGLIIAIPTGIYAAVNKDQLGDTVSRFIALSGISIPNFWLGLMLILIGALWLDIWPVLAPSRLPLWHPEMLKYLILPGLTIGTASAASIMRVMRTSMAEEMNKEYVTAARAKGLPERQVVLKHVLRNSLISVVTLAATLTASIVAGSVVVEVVFNWPGLGKEFIDAINAREINLMMAITLFTGVFIILANLLADILYAVLDPRIRYE from the coding sequence ATGAGTCTCCGACGGTTCATACTGCATCGGGTTCTCTCGATCGTCCCGATACTGTTTGGCGTCTCAGTGATCACGTTCGGGCTGTTTCACCTCACGCCGGGCGATCCTATCAGTCAGATGGTCGCACTGAATCCGGACATCACGGCGGCCGAAGAGGCCCAGATTCGGTCACGGTACGGGTTGGATGGGCCGGTTTACCAGCAGTACATGACGTGGATAGGTAACGTCTTGACTGGCGACTTCGGAACAGTGATTCGAAACAACCGCGAGGTTTCGGCAGTCGTCATGACCCGACTCCCGGAGACGATCGCGCTCGGCCTGTTCGGCTGGGCGTTCGGTCTCATCATCGCCATCCCGACGGGGATCTATGCGGCGGTGAATAAAGATCAGCTGGGCGACACCGTGAGCCGTTTCATCGCGCTGTCGGGGATCTCGATCCCGAACTTCTGGTTGGGTCTGATGCTCATCCTGATCGGTGCGCTCTGGCTAGACATCTGGCCGGTGCTCGCACCCTCGCGGCTGCCGCTGTGGCACCCCGAGATGCTGAAATACCTCATTCTGCCCGGATTGACGATCGGTACCGCGTCGGCGGCGTCGATCATGCGCGTCATGCGCACCTCAATGGCAGAGGAGATGAACAAGGAGTACGTGACCGCCGCGCGAGCGAAGGGGCTACCCGAACGGCAGGTAGTGCTCAAACACGTCCTGCGGAATTCGTTGATCTCGGTCGTCACACTCGCGGCGACGCTCACGGCGAGCATCGTCGCCGGTTCGGTCGTCGTAGAAGTCGTGTTCAACTGGCCGGGACTGGGAAAAGAGTTCATCGACGCGATCAACGCCCGGGAGATCAATCTCATGATGGCGATCACCCTGTTCACGGGCGTGTTCATCATCCTGGCGAATCTGCTTGCAGACATCCTTTATGCGGTGTTGGATCCGCGGATTAGATACGAGTAA